From the genome of Miscanthus floridulus cultivar M001 chromosome 10, ASM1932011v1, whole genome shotgun sequence, one region includes:
- the LOC136487027 gene encoding disease resistance protein Pik-1-like, with product MAPKASEGEEGKEVEMVPAAPDPEQQLERDITAHQDSEEEKETAAEIKELLSQLKPLRARISQLLGPAGPHRIVTGDRGRRCLVLMETELSIIAALLTTLSPQHFDDAETKKWLGEYLLTVPRFADRVLGDVDPSRHTLLRRASQCFHRRKSFSYWHPIFTVRLYYIIEHPSSPRYRHLLLPSSDLGLITPQLAEADALLPLVGIDRPAKKILGWIAHQGKMDMNLRVMCIVGPVGIGKTTLAVELRNRLRQQHETSGGRYNFQCNVMAQVPRGTDRNIRLVQDILSQVSEPAATALSSDPSQAKTMEVLVRLISECLRDKRYFVIIDDIWEASDWHKIKGAFPNNNHGSRILITTRSTSTAWACCYDSYDGLVHEMKPLSEVDSESLLLAKVIGSVDGCLPNNMKLHCDEILRRCEGIPLFIIGMADWLKDQRLQQLHQREDEDEEHQRFAIYCKERVPRLTEQALSSAFNDFPNDYLRLLLIYMSMFPYGYKFEKDRLILKCIYEGFFNLTDNVGYSEAERLFSELVDSNVITCVASNCKHKQDEAEACQWQIIHFMHQFLASKSAEMGFVFTTTTLNLLAESAAATTTECGNQTSSRMPRRLALHHPDPLLPSMLETMDLSQTRSLSVSGTVCRIPLDKFIYLVVLDLEGWENLEDEDLVQVCRSKMIFLRYLSVRNTRVSKLPHEIKELQILGTLDVSYTQITELPLEVFELFFLWHLDLRGTRISQLPKQIKGLRHGLKYLLVETAARVPNDVLRHLYGLQTLVTVDLTKQPASFVRALGDLHLRVLAVTWSFHQSTDRDYCEALLSSIGRCNYYLKSLTIQCGLGCSMEFLGSLEESGAPWRLEKFKVTAGRFASVPPWIDGLEHLAFVQITVCNKQTATDDLKILGGLPKLQCLILGLDFIPEQPIVIGNEGFCELQRFSIYCPMPWLTFSTGAMWKLTYLQLKFCSTPASQICVPSGISNLGRLTEVSLCYNAQYINSPSIKKTVDAVTKQVARHRNPIDLFINGIEQDDVQEADDEVTEIKIGTSNRTNAGAENDA from the exons ATGGCGCCTAAGGCCTCCGAGGGGGAGGAGGGCAAGGAGGTCGAGATGGTGCCTGCCGCTCCCGATCcggagcagcagctggagagagaTATCACGGCACATCAAGATtccgaggaggagaaggagacggcggcCGAGATCAAGGAGTTATTAAGCCAGCTGAAGCCGCTTCGTGCCAGGATCTCTCAGCTGCTGGGGCCTGCTGGCCCTCATCGCATCGTCACTGGTGACCGTGGACGGCGCTGCTTGGTATTGATGGAGACGGAGCTGAGCATCATTGCGGCGCTCTTGACGACATTGAGTCCGCAGCACTTTGACGATGCCGAGACGAAGAAATGGCTGGGTGAATATTTGCTCACTGTTCCCCGTTTTGCCGACCGCGTCCTCGGTGATGTTGATCCCTCTCGCCACACGCTGCTGCGAAGAGCTTCACAGTGCTTCCATCGTAGGAAGTCATTCTCATATTGGCATCCTATCTTTACTGTACGGCTTTACTATATCATCGAACATCCCTCCAGCCCCAGGTATAGGCATCTTCTCCTCCCTAGCTCTGACCTTGGGCTTATTACACCCCAATTGGCCGAGGCGGATGCCCTCCTCCCTCTTGTCGGCATTGATCGCCCGGCAAAGAAGATTTTGGGGTGGATCGCACACCAGGGGAAGATGGACATGAACCTTAGAGTCATGTGTATCGTTGGACCTGTGGGGATAGGCAAGACAACTCTTGCCGTGGAGCTCCGCAACCGACTCAGGCAGCAGCATGAAACTAGTGGAGGGCGCTACAATTTCCAATGCAACGTTATGGCACAAGTGCCACGGGGAACTGATAGAAACATTCGTCTTGTTCAAGATATCCTCTCCCAAGTCTCAGAACCAGCAGCAACAGCATTGTCATCTGACCCGTCACAAGCCAAGACAATGGAGGTCCTAGTCCGCCTCATTTCAGAATGCTTGCGAGATAAAAG GTACTTCGTCATTATCGATGATATATGGGAAGCATCAGACTGGCACAAAATCAAGGGCGCATTTCCTAATAATAATCATGGTAGCCGAATATTGATTACAACACGCAGTACAAGTACAGCATGGGCATGTTGCTATGATTCTTATGATGGCCTTGTGCATGAGATGAAACCTCTAAGTGAAGTGGATTCAGAAAGTCTGCTTCTAGCAAAAGTCATTGGTTCAGTGGATGGTTGCCTGCCAAATAATATGAAGCTACATTGTGATGAAATATTGAGGAGATGTGAAGGTATACCGTTGTTTATAATTGGTATGGCAGACTGGCTGAAGGACCAACGACTGCAGCAGCTGCACCAAcgagaggatgaggacgaggagcATCAAAGATTTGCAATTTATTGCAAGGAACGAGTCCCCCGGCTGACAGAACAAGCACTATCCTCCGCTTTTAATGACTTCCCTAATGATTACTTGAGGTTACTATTAATTTACATGAGCATGTTTCCTTATGGGTACAAGTTTGAAAAGGATCGTCTCATCTTGAAATGCATATATGAAGGCTTCTTTAACCTTACTGATAATGTTGGTTACTCAGAAGCAGAGAGGTTGTTCTCCGAGCTAGTGGATAGTAATGTCATCACCTGTGTAGCATCAAACTGCAAACACAAGCAAGATGAAGCCGAGGCCTGCCAGTGGCAAATCATTCATTTTATGCATCAATTCCTGGCCTCCAAATCTGCAGAGATGGGTTTCGTTTTCACCACCACTACGCTCAACTTACTGGCAGaatcagcagcagcaacaacaacagagTGTGGCAACCAAACTAGCAGCAGGATGCCACGGAGGTTAGCCCTGCACCATCCAGATCCCCTGCTCCCGTCGATGCTTGAAACCATGGATTTGTCCCAGACTCGTTCGCTATCTGTGTCTGGGACAGTCTGCAGAATCCCTCTGGACAAGTTTATCTATTTGGTGGTTCTGGATCTAGAAGGCTGGGAGAATCTCGAGGATGAGGACCTAGTGCAGGTATGCAGAAGCAAAATGATCTTTTTGAGATATCTAAGCGTCAGGAATACTCGAGTCAGCAAGCTCCCACACGAGATTAAGGAGCTGCAGATTCTGGGGACATTGGACGTAAGTTACACGCAGATAACAGAGCTCCCGCTTGAAGTGTTCGAGCTATTTTTTTTGTGGCACCTAGACCTAAGGGGCACACGGATAAGCCAGCTGCCAAAGCAAATTAAGGGCCTACGACATGGATTGAAGTATCTTCTCGTCGAAACAGCCGCAAGGGTGCCGAACGATGTACTACGGCATCTCTACGGGCTACAGACACTAGTCACTGTTGATTTGACCAAACAACCTGCAAGCTTTGTCAGGGCTCTCGGTGATCTACACTTGCGCGTGCTCGCAGTTACATGGTCCTTTCACCAGTCCACTGACAGAGACTACTGTGAAGCATTACTGTCATCTATCGGCAGGTGCAACTACTACCTCAAGTCCCTGACCATTCAATGTGGACTCGGCTGCTCCATGGAGTTCCTGGGCTCCCTTGAAGAGTCTGGTGCGCCTTGGAGGCTTGAGAAGTTCAAGGTGACAGCAGGAAGATTCGCAAGTGTTCCACCATGGATCGATGGACTCGAGCATCTAGCTTTCGTGCAAATCACCGTCTGTAACAAGCAAACAGCGACGGATGATCTGAAGATACTTGGAGGCTTGCCCAAATTGCAGTGCCTAATACTAGGCTTGGACTTCATCCCTGAACAACCCATAGTGATTGGAAATGAAGGATTCTGTGAGCTTCAGAGATTTTCCATCTACTGCCCAATGCCATGGCTCACTTTCAGCACAGGAGCTATGTGGAAGCTGACATACCTCCAATTGAAGTTCTGTTCGACTCCAGCGAGCCAGATCTGTGTTCCTTCAGGTATCAGCAACCTCGGTAGGCTTACGGAGGTTTCCCTGTGCTACAACGCACAATACATCAACAGCCCCAGCATCAAGAAGACAGTGGACGCAGTGACCAAACAAGTTGCCAGACATCGCAACCCGATCGACCTTTTCATCAATGGCATTGAACAAGATGATGTCCAAGAAGCTGATGATGAAGTGACAGAAATTAAAATTGGGACTTCAAACAGAACCAACGCTGGAGCTGAAAATGATGCTTAA